The DNA segment ATAATTCTTCACTTTTATTGTGAATATTTTTTATGAATTTCCATTGTGGTGTACGTATTGCCCAGACATTGGGTTTTTCTGGAGGCCGATTGGTGTCAAGTGGATTACCAGATTGTGAAAACGCTATCCTTGATTTTCCTTTACCATACAAGAACGGAATTAGGCTTTCACCTTGAAAAACGGTATAGTCAGGATCTATTGGAATAGTGAGTATCTCCAGAATGGTTGGTAATACATCTATAGATCTAACTTGTTCGTTGACCAACTTAGGTAGTAAGCTCTTGTGGTAAAAAAGTGCAGTTGAATTAATTGTGTAATCATAACAGAAAACTCCATAAGCTCTTTCTCCAATTTTTTCACCAACGCTAATTCCATGATCAGATATAACAACTATTAGGGTATCGTCAATAATTCCTATTTTTTCACAGTGAGTGATGATTTGTCCTAGATAATCATCAGCAGCTAAAAATAGTTTATCATAATATTCTTCATTCTTTTTACGATTGGAAAAGTATTCAGTACTAAAATTATTATATTTTTGAAGTACTTCTTGCATTATTCCGGTATGAATGTTACTGTAATGCAAATACAAGAAGAATTTTTTACCTTCTTTACGAAGCAAATTCATTCTGTCAATTAATGAAATATGGCGAATGGTAAGGTTATCATGTAGCTCATCATGAACTATCAGTTGATCAAATCCTGACGGTGGTAAAACTAGTTTGTTTATTACATCACCATATGTTACATAGTGCGCGTCTTGGAGATATTTTGTCAATGTTTTGTATTTGTCTTTTTTAAAGTGTACATTTGACCAATAGCTATCAACACCAGTTTTATTTCCGTAAGTACCACTAAAGATAGCATGCATCGCAGCTATTGTATAAGGAGCATATGCAATCACTTTAGAAAAAAAAGCACTCTTTTCTATTAGTTTTTTATAATTAACACCATTTACTATACGATCAAGGCGCGCTCCGTCCATCGTAATAAAAATTACATTCATTTACTTGATATTATTCATCAACACCCATATTATTGATTGTTATTTTAACCACAATCACATATTGAATTAAAGATAACCTAGTTTTTTCAGCTCACTTTCAATCATTTGTTTTTGATGTTCGTTATCTTGAGCATCTTTACCGAATAGAATTTCTTCCAGAACATAATCCACATAATCTTCAACAGAAGAAAATCCCTGTTCGGTGTTTTGTATTTTCTTCGATATCTCTTCAAAAAATTTAGAATTAATCGTAATGGGGGATCTATTATTCACACATAAGTTGTCACTAAGAGCTTTAAATTCTTATTCTTGTAAAGATAACTTTGCACGATTTTTATCTATAATTTTTTTTAATTGTGTTTTTGTAAACTGGCTTCGAATATCCTTAATGGTTCGTTCCATAGATCTTACTGTCATGGGTTCGTTTTGTGCAATATTGTTTTTTTCAGATGGATCATCTTGCAGATTGTATAAGTGAACATGTTGTTTTTCGTCAGATCTAGATCTGAAATATTTGTATTTGGAGGTTCTTATACCAATAACATATCCAGATGATTCTTTTTTAATCGTAGCACTTTCAAGGTAGGCCGGGAGTTCTTCTTGAAATTGCCTATTGATTATTGGAACCAGACTAACTCCATCAACATTAATTTTATCTGCACCAATAAGCTCTAAAACAGTAGGCAGAAGATCAACATGACGCACTTGTTGCGAGATTTTTAGTCCTTTATCAATACCATATCCAGCCAAAAGTAATGGTATGTGTACAGCATCATCAAATAGATACCAATCTGCACGCTTGTTAAATCCTCTCATTTCTTCAGGTGTTAGAATTTTCTTGAATTTTATTTCTCTATACTTCCCAATCAAAATTTGTAGTAAAATAAAAAACTTTAATCCAATAGGCTCAGCAATTGGAAAAATTTTTTTTATTGTTTTAAAAGTATTTTGTAAATTACTGATATCAGTTATTCTTTTATCGGTGATAGGAATATAATCCCCATGATCTGATGTTACAATGACAAGAGTTTCATTAAAATTTATGTTTTTTAATATTTTACCAATCCAGACATCTATTGCAGATATTGCTTTTTCATACTTACTATGACCATAGATGTCATCTGCGAACTGTTCAGGATAAACAAACTTACCTGCTGTTGGATGCAGATCCATTATATGCAAAAAATAGAGCCAAGGAGAGATGAAAGTTTTTGACGATAGTTTCTCTATTATTCTATCTCCAGTTCCTTCATACAACAATGCGTATGGATCAATAGAGTACGTATCAATTAAATCAAAATCTTTAGTTATAGTTTCAAAAAAAGACTTCTTAGGTATCATTCCATACAAATTGTAGCCATGTTCTTTTAGAATTGAAAAAAAAAGTGTTGCTTTTGCATGATTTTTGTAAAAATCAATGCCAGTTTGAAATGGATATTGTCCTGTTAAAATACATCCAAAGCTTGGATCTGTTGCGTCAACAGAGCTAACTGCCTGTTCAAAGTATGTTCCACGTTGTATTAAGCTATCAATATTAGGTGTTTTTGATGTTTTTGTAGGCCCATAAAATTTGTCTGCACGTAATGAATCAATGGTTAGAAATAGA comes from the Candidatus Nitrosotenuis cloacae genome and includes:
- a CDS encoding sulfatase, coding for MKPNILFLTIDSLRADKFYGPTKTSKTPNIDSLIQRGTYFEQAVSSVDATDPSFGCILTGQYPFQTGIDFYKNHAKATLFFSILKEHGYNLYGMIPKKSFFETITKDFDLIDTYSIDPYALLYEGTGDRIIEKLSSKTFISPWLYFLHIMDLHPTAGKFVYPEQFADDIYGHSKYEKAISAIDVWIGKILKNINFNETLVIVTSDHGDYIPITDKRITDISNLQNTFKTIKKIFPIAEPIGLKFFILLQILIGKYREIKFKKILTPEEMRGFNKRADWYLFDDAVHIPLLLAGYGIDKGLKISQQVRHVDLLPTVLELIGADKINVDGVSLVPIINRQFQEELPAYLESATIKKESSGYVIGIRTSKYKYFRSRSDEKQHVHLYNLQDDPSEKNNIAQNEPMTVRSMERTIKDIRSQFTKTQLKKIIDKNRAKLSLQE
- a CDS encoding CopG family transcriptional regulator encodes the protein MNNRSPITINSKFFEEISKKIQNTEQGFSSVEDYVDYVLEEILFGKDAQDNEHQKQMIESELKKLGYL
- a CDS encoding sulfatase, translating into MNVIFITMDGARLDRIVNGVNYKKLIEKSAFFSKVIAYAPYTIAAMHAIFSGTYGNKTGVDSYWSNVHFKKDKYKTLTKYLQDAHYVTYGDVINKLVLPPSGFDQLIVHDELHDNLTIRHISLIDRMNLLRKEGKKFFLYLHYSNIHTGIMQEVLQKYNNFSTEYFSNRKKNEEYYDKLFLAADDYLGQIITHCEKIGIIDDTLIVVISDHGISVGEKIGERAYGVFCYDYTINSTALFYHKSLLPKLVNEQVRSIDVLPTILEILTIPIDPDYTVFQGESLIPFLYGKGKSRIAFSQSGNPLDTNRPPEKPNVWAIRTPQWKFIKNIHNKSEELYYLVDDPSEEKNVLSKFPEKAQEMRLELDRILADA